From Onychostoma macrolepis isolate SWU-2019 chromosome 05, ASM1243209v1, whole genome shotgun sequence, one genomic window encodes:
- the rnf185 gene encoding E3 ubiquitin-protein ligase RNF185 isoform X2 — protein MASAASSESSASSAANGQTAGESSGGGGAAQDSTFECNICLDTSKDAVISLCGHLFCWPCLHQWLETRPNRQVCPVCKAGISREKVIPLYGRGSTGQQDPRERTPPRPQGQRPEPENRGGFQGFGFGDGGFQMSFGIGAFPFGIFATAFNINDGRPPPAPGTPQHADEQFLSRLFLFVALLIMFWLLIA, from the exons ATGGCCAGCGCAGCGTCCAGCGAGAGCTCGGCTTCATCAGCAGCGAATGGCCAGACGGCCGGAGAGAGCAGCGGCGGCGGCGGAGCGGCTCAGGACAGCACGTTTGAGTGCAACATCTGTCTGGACACGTCCAAAGACGCCGTCATCAGTCTGTGCGGACATCTCTTCTG CTGGCCGTGCTTGCATCAG TGGCTGGAGACCAGGCCCAACAGACAGGTGTGTCCCGTGTGTAAAGCCGGCATCAGTCGGGAGAAAGTGATCCCGCTGTACGGCAGAGGCAGCACCGGCCAGCAAGACCCCAG AGAGAGGACTCCTCCACGACCGCAAGGACAGCGGCCAGAACCTGAGAACCGTGGC GGGTTTCAGGGCTTTGGCTTCGGCGACGGAGGCTTCCAGATGTCTTTCGGTATCGGGGCTTTTCCTTTCGGGATCTTCGCTACAGCGTTTAATATCAACGACGGACGACCGCCTCCAG CTCCAGGAACCCCTCAGCACGCGGATGAGCAGTTCCTCTCGCGCCTCTTTCTGTTCGTGGCGCTCCTCATCATGTTCTGGCTGCTTATAGCGTAA
- the rnf185 gene encoding E3 ubiquitin-protein ligase RNF185 isoform X1: MASAASSESSASSAANGQTAGESSGGGGAAQDSTFECNICLDTSKDAVISLCGHLFCWPCLHQWLETRPNRQVCPVCKAGISREKVIPLYGRGSTGQQDPRERTPPRPQGQRPEPENRGGFQGFGFGDGGFQMSFGIGAFPFGIFATAFNINDGRPPPAAPGTPQHADEQFLSRLFLFVALLIMFWLLIA; the protein is encoded by the exons ATGGCCAGCGCAGCGTCCAGCGAGAGCTCGGCTTCATCAGCAGCGAATGGCCAGACGGCCGGAGAGAGCAGCGGCGGCGGCGGAGCGGCTCAGGACAGCACGTTTGAGTGCAACATCTGTCTGGACACGTCCAAAGACGCCGTCATCAGTCTGTGCGGACATCTCTTCTG CTGGCCGTGCTTGCATCAG TGGCTGGAGACCAGGCCCAACAGACAGGTGTGTCCCGTGTGTAAAGCCGGCATCAGTCGGGAGAAAGTGATCCCGCTGTACGGCAGAGGCAGCACCGGCCAGCAAGACCCCAG AGAGAGGACTCCTCCACGACCGCAAGGACAGCGGCCAGAACCTGAGAACCGTGGC GGGTTTCAGGGCTTTGGCTTCGGCGACGGAGGCTTCCAGATGTCTTTCGGTATCGGGGCTTTTCCTTTCGGGATCTTCGCTACAGCGTTTAATATCAACGACGGACGACCGCCTCCAG CAGCTCCAGGAACCCCTCAGCACGCGGATGAGCAGTTCCTCTCGCGCCTCTTTCTGTTCGTGGCGCTCCTCATCATGTTCTGGCTGCTTATAGCGTAA
- the LOC131540133 gene encoding homeobox protein goosecoid has translation MFAETCSAAEAHGRESFSHVQRRVRRHRTIFTEEQLDALEDLFRQNQYPDINTREQLAQRTHLREERVEVWFKNRRAKWRRQKRLPFSLRGPDDWNTVLHSE, from the exons ATGTTTGCAGAGACGTGCTCGGCCGCAGAAGCTCACGGCAGGGAAAGCTTCAGTCATGTTCAGAGGAGGGTTCGGCGTCACCGCACCATCTTCACAGAAGAGCAGCTGGACGCTCTGGAGGATCTGTTCAGACAGAACCAGTATCCAGACATCAACACCCGCGAGCAGCTGGCCCAGAGAACACACCTGCGCGAGGAGAGAGTCGAG GTGTGGTTTAAAAACCGAAGGGCAAAATGGCGACGACAGAAGCGGCTTCCGTTCAGTCTACGAGGACCAGACGACTGGAATACAGTCCTTCATAGCGAATGA
- the LOC131540832 gene encoding uncharacterized protein LOC131540832, which translates to RPASAENARACRVILTRRCVIPFDARLSSASINSMAVTEKLIQSVHAYPVLYNVSLHDYRSAERRVKAWREVAASVGLSVVECKRRWKTIRDRYIRERRLCQLRREEGGRRLHFWPHRESLSFLDAHVRKRKRLGEQPDDSLDESSGGDSKPGLDTATELESKRPLKAAPLNPLSIVKPVTQLLLTGLPPGLKLPQPPAPAVTSDLDGKTEKDKEKAFDEDELFLLSYVPALKRLTPQKRAAVKMQIQQIMFDAEFKEQL; encoded by the exons CGTCCCGCTTCTGCGGAAAACGCGCGTGCGTGTCGCGTAATTCTGACGCGACGGTGTGTGATTCCGTTCGACGCGCGTCTCAGCAGCGCGTCAATAAACTCAATGGCCGTGACTGAGAAACTGATCCAGAGCGTTCACGCTTACCCGGTGCTTTATAACGTGTCGCTGCACGATTATCGCAGCGCGGAGCGGCGCGTGAAAGCGTGGAGGGAGGTCGCCGCGTCCGTCGGTCTCTCCG TGGTGGAGTGCAAGCGCAGATGGAAGACGATCAGGGACAGATACATCCGCGAGAGGAGGCTGTGTCAGCTGCGGAGGGAAGAAGGCGGCCGGCGCCTGCATTTCTGGCCGCACAGAGAAAGCCTGTCGTTCCTGGACGCTCACGTCAGAAAGAGGAAGCGTCTCGGTGAGCAGCCGGACGACTCTCTGGACGAGTCCAGCGGCGGAGACTCCAAGCCCGGCCTGGACACAGCCACGGAGTTAGAGTCCAAGCGTCCGCTCAAAGCGGCTCCGCTCAACCCGCTGTCCATCGTCAAACCAGTGACCCAGCTGCTGCTGACCGGTCTGCCTCCGGGACTGAAGCTGCCGCAGCCGCCCGCTCCGGCCGTCACCAGCGACCTCGACGGCAAGACGGAGAAAGACAAGGAGAAGGCCTTCGACGAGGACGAGCTGTTCCTCCTGAGTTACGTCCCTGCCCTCAAAAGACTGACGCCGCAGAAAAGAGCCGCCGTCAAGATGCAGATCCAGCAGATCATGTTTGACGCAGAGTTCAAAGAGCAGCTCTGA